A DNA window from Mya arenaria isolate MELC-2E11 chromosome 17, ASM2691426v1 contains the following coding sequences:
- the LOC128223191 gene encoding UPF0462 protein C4orf33 homolog: MAEEFRMGAIGALPTLTKSCRCSSVARSGSATNIIRTYNIRTTWDGQPVNHDPIKITVGPVEYTGHVMLSASGPFFNDTWRPPNSVVGEPYDRLWDFEVVEVFFLNDENNYFQVILSPHGMHLVLLYKGKYDLLKDKLPMSYYAAITGPTWHGVAHIPVEYLPPKVSKFNSHASHGSTLERKHEALYPATAGSSRDTHNLDLFQTIDFKEIVPENWSQNYTSSEWDPIIQLG; the protein is encoded by the exons atggccgaggagttcagAATGGGCGCTATCGGTGCCCTACCGACATTAACGAAGTCCTGCCGTTGTAGTTCCGTTGCTCGCTCCGGCAGCGCAACG aatattaTCCGGACCTACAACATACGAACCACTTGGGACGGGCAACCAGTTAACCACGACCCCATCAAGATCACCGTGGGGCCAGTTGAATATACCGGTCACGTGATGTTGTCAGCTTCCGGTCCCTTTTTCAACGACACATGGAGGCCCCCAAATTCTGTAGTCGGTGAACCATATGATAGGCTTTGGGATTTTGAAG tgGTGGAGGTGTTCTTTCTGAATGACGAAAACAACTATTTTCAAGTGATACTCTCACC ACACGGTATGCACCTGGTATTGCTCTATAAAGGAAAGTACGACTTGTTAAAG GATAAGCTGCCTATGAGTTACTACGCAGCAATCACAGGTCCCACGTGGCACGGCGTGGCTCATATTCCCGTCGAATATTTGCCGCCAAAAGTTTCCAAATTTAACTCTCACGCTTCGCACGGTTCGACCCTCGAACGGAAGCACGAAGCCTTGTATCCAGCTACGGCCGGGTCAAGCCGGGATAC ccACAACCTGGACTTATTCCAGACGATTGACTTCAAAGAAATAGTCCCCGAGAACTGGAGCCAAAACTACACATCATCAGAGTGGGATCCGATCATACAGTTGGGATAA